The Diceros bicornis minor isolate mBicDic1 chromosome 15, mDicBic1.mat.cur, whole genome shotgun sequence genome has a window encoding:
- the EPHB3 gene encoding ephrin type-B receptor 3 isoform X2 yields MARARPPPPPPPPGILPLLPPLLLLPLLLPAGCRALEETLMDTKWVTSELAWTSHPESGWEEVSGYDEAMNPIRTYQVCNVRESSQNNWLRTGFIWRRDVQRVYVELKFTVRDCNSIPNIPGSCKETFNLFYYEADGDVASASSPFWMENPYVKVDTIAPDESFSRLDAGRVNTKVRSFGPLSKAGFYLAFQDQGACMSLISVRAFYKKCASTTAGFALFPETLTGAEPTSLVIAPGTCIANAVEVSVPLKLYCNGDGEWMVPVGACTCATGHEPAAKESQCRPCPPGSYKAKQGEGPCLPCPPNSRTTSPAASICTCHNNFYRADSDSADSACTTPSEVPTLHLHSSSGSSLTLSWAPPERPNGVILDYEMKYFEKSEGIASTVTSQKNSVQLDGLRPDARYVVQVRARTVAGYGQYSRPAEFETTSERGSGTQQLQEQLPLIVGSATAGLVFVVAVVVIAVVCLRKQRHGSDSEYTEKLQQYIAPGMKVYIDPFTYEDPNEAVREFAKEIDVSCVKIEEVIGAGEFGEVCRGRLKQPGRREVFVAIKTLKVGYTERQRRDFLSEASIMGQFDHPNIIRLEGVVTKSRPVMILTEFMENCALDSFLRLNDGQFTVIQLVGMLRGIAAGMKYLSEMNYVHRDLAARNILVNSNLVCKVSDFGLSRFLEDDPSDPTYTSSLGGKIPIRWTAPEAIAYRKFTSASDVWSYGIVMWEVMSYGERPYWDMSNQDVINAVEQDYRLPPPMDCPTALHQLMLDCWVRDRNLRPKFSQIVNTLDKLIRNAASLKVIASAQSGMSQPLLDRTVPDYTTFTTVGDWLDAIKMGRYKESFVSAGFASFDLVAQMTAEDLLRIGVTLAGHQKKILSSIQDMRLQMNQTLPVQV; encoded by the exons AGACCCTCATGGACACAAAATGGGTGACATCTGAGTTGGCGTGGACATCTCATCCAGAAAGTGGG TGGGAAGAGGTGAGTGGCTACGATGAGGCCATGAACCCCATCCGCACGTACCAGGTCTGTAACGTGCGCGAGTCAAGCCAGAACAACTGGCTTCGCACGGGGTTCATCTGGCGGCGGGACGTGCAGCGGGTCTACGTGGAACTCAAGTTCACGGTGCGCGACTGTAACAGCATCCCCAACATCCCTGGCTCCTGCAAGGAGACCTTCAACCTCTTCTACTATGAGGCTGACGGGGATGTGGCCTCGGCCTCGTCCCCCTTCTGGATGGAGAACCCCTACGTGAAGGTGGACACCATCGCGCCTGATGAGAGCTTCTCGCGGCTCGATGCCGGCCGTGTCAACACCAAGGTGCGCAGCTTCGGGCCGCTCTCCAAGGCCGGCTTCTACTTGGCCTTCCAGGACCAGGGCGCCTGCATGTCGCTCATCTCTGTGCGTGCCTTCTACAAGAAGTGTGCATCCACCACCGCGGGCTTTGCCCTCTTCCCTGAGACCCTCACTGGGGCCGAGCCCACCTCACTGGTCATTGCCCCCGGCACCTGCATCGCTAATGCTGTGGAGGTGTCGGTGCCACTCAAGCTTTACTGCAACGGTGATGGAGAGTGGATGGTGCCTGTGGGCGCCTGCACCTGTGCCACCGGCCACGAGCCAGCTGCCAAGGAGTCCCAGTGCCGCC CCTGTCCGCCTGGGAGCTACAAGGCGAAGCAGGGAGAGGGGCCCTGCCTCCCCTGCCCCCCCAACAGCCGCACCACCTCGCCAGCCGCCAGCATCTGCACCTGCCACAATAACTTCTACCGCGCAGATTCGGACTCTGCAGACAGTGCCTGCACCA CCCCATCCGAAGTGCCTACGTTACACCTGCACAGCAGCTCAGGGAGCAGCCTGACCCTGTCCTGGGCACCCCCGGAGCGGCCCAACGGAGTCATCCTGGACTACGAGATGAAGTACTTTGAGAAG AGTGAGGGCATTGCCTCCACGgtgaccagccagaagaactctGTACAGCTGGATGGGCTGCGGCCCGACGCCCGCTATGTGGTCCAGGTCCGTGCCCGCACGGTAGCTGGCTATGGGCAGTACAGCCGCCCAGCGGAGTTTGAGACCACAAGTGAGAGAG GCTCCGGTACCCAGCAGCTCCAGGAGCAGCTTCCCCTCATAGTGGGTTCTGCCACGGCTGGGCTTGTCTTCGTGGTGGCTGTTGTAGTCATTGCTGTCGTCTGCCTCAG gAAGCAGCGGCACGGCTCTGACTCGGAGTACACGGAGAAGCTGCAGCAATACA TTGCTCCAGGAATGAAGGTTTATATCGACCCTTTTACCTATGAGGACCCTAATGAAGCTGTGCGGGAGTTTGCCAAGGAGATCGATGTGTCCTGTGTCAAGATCGAGGAGGTGATTGGAGCTG GGGAGTTTGGGGAAGTGTGTCGGGGTCGGCTGAAACAGCCTGGCCGCCGGGAGGTGTTTGTGGCCATCAAGACGCTGAAGGTGGGCTACACGGAGAGGCAGAGGCGGGACTTCCTGAGTGAAGCCTCCATCATGGGTCAGTTTGACCACCCCAACATCATCCGGCTGGAGGGTGTGGTCACCAAAAGTCGGCCCGTCATGATCCTCACTGAGTTCATGGAGAACTGCGCCCTGGACTCCTTCCTCCGG CTCAACGACGGACAGTTCACGGTCATCCAGCTGGTGGGCATGTTGCGGGGCATTGCCGCTGGCATGAAGTACCTGTCCGAGATGAACTACGTGCACCGAGACCTGGCTGCCcgcaacatccttgtcaacagcAACCTGGTCTGCAAAGTCTCAGACTTCGGCCTCTCCCGCTTCCTGGAGGATGATCCCTCCGACCCTACCTACACTAGCTCCCTG GGCGGGAAGATCCCCATCCGCTGGACTGCCCCAGAGGCCATAGCCTATCGGAAGTTCACCTCTGCGAGTGACGTCTGGAGCTATGGAATCGTCATGTGGGAAGTCATGAGCTACGGAGAGCGACCCTACTGGGACATGAGCAACCAGGAT GTCATCAATGCCGTGGAGCAGGATTACCGGCTGCCCCCACCCATGGACTGCCCCACAGCGCTGCACCAGCTCATGCTGGACTGCTGGGTGCGGGACCGGAACCTCAGGCCCAAATTCTCCCAGATCGTCAACACCCTGGACAAGCTCATCCGCAACGCCGCTAGCCTCAAGGTCATCGCTAGCGCCCAGTCTGG CATGTCACAGCCCCTCTTGGACCGCACGGTCCCAGATTACACCACCTTCACAACAGTTGGTGACTGGCTGGACGCCATCAAGATGGGGCGGTACAAGGAGAGCTTCGTCAGCGCTGGGTTTGCATCCTTTGACCTGGTGGCCCAGATGACTGCAGA AGACCTGCTCCGGATCGGGGTCACCTTGGCTGGCCATCAGAAGAAGATCCTCAGCAGTATCCAGGACATGCGGCTGCAGATGAACCAGACGCTGCCCGTGCAGGTCTGA
- the EPHB3 gene encoding ephrin type-B receptor 3 isoform X1, producing MARARPPPPPPPPGILPLLPPLLLLPLLLPAGCRALEETLMDTKWVTSELAWTSHPESGWEEVSGYDEAMNPIRTYQVCNVRESSQNNWLRTGFIWRRDVQRVYVELKFTVRDCNSIPNIPGSCKETFNLFYYEADGDVASASSPFWMENPYVKVDTIAPDESFSRLDAGRVNTKVRSFGPLSKAGFYLAFQDQGACMSLISVRAFYKKCASTTAGFALFPETLTGAEPTSLVIAPGTCIANAVEVSVPLKLYCNGDGEWMVPVGACTCATGHEPAAKESQCRPCPPGSYKAKQGEGPCLPCPPNSRTTSPAASICTCHNNFYRADSDSADSACTTVPSPPRGVISNVNETSLILEWSEPRDLGGRDDLLYNVICKKCHGAPGAGGASACSRCDDNVEFVPRQLGLTERRVHISHLLAHTRYTFEVQAVNGVSGKSPLPPRYAAVNITTNQAAPSEVPTLHLHSSSGSSLTLSWAPPERPNGVILDYEMKYFEKSEGIASTVTSQKNSVQLDGLRPDARYVVQVRARTVAGYGQYSRPAEFETTSERGSGTQQLQEQLPLIVGSATAGLVFVVAVVVIAVVCLRKQRHGSDSEYTEKLQQYIAPGMKVYIDPFTYEDPNEAVREFAKEIDVSCVKIEEVIGAGEFGEVCRGRLKQPGRREVFVAIKTLKVGYTERQRRDFLSEASIMGQFDHPNIIRLEGVVTKSRPVMILTEFMENCALDSFLRLNDGQFTVIQLVGMLRGIAAGMKYLSEMNYVHRDLAARNILVNSNLVCKVSDFGLSRFLEDDPSDPTYTSSLGGKIPIRWTAPEAIAYRKFTSASDVWSYGIVMWEVMSYGERPYWDMSNQDVINAVEQDYRLPPPMDCPTALHQLMLDCWVRDRNLRPKFSQIVNTLDKLIRNAASLKVIASAQSGMSQPLLDRTVPDYTTFTTVGDWLDAIKMGRYKESFVSAGFASFDLVAQMTAEDLLRIGVTLAGHQKKILSSIQDMRLQMNQTLPVQV from the exons AGACCCTCATGGACACAAAATGGGTGACATCTGAGTTGGCGTGGACATCTCATCCAGAAAGTGGG TGGGAAGAGGTGAGTGGCTACGATGAGGCCATGAACCCCATCCGCACGTACCAGGTCTGTAACGTGCGCGAGTCAAGCCAGAACAACTGGCTTCGCACGGGGTTCATCTGGCGGCGGGACGTGCAGCGGGTCTACGTGGAACTCAAGTTCACGGTGCGCGACTGTAACAGCATCCCCAACATCCCTGGCTCCTGCAAGGAGACCTTCAACCTCTTCTACTATGAGGCTGACGGGGATGTGGCCTCGGCCTCGTCCCCCTTCTGGATGGAGAACCCCTACGTGAAGGTGGACACCATCGCGCCTGATGAGAGCTTCTCGCGGCTCGATGCCGGCCGTGTCAACACCAAGGTGCGCAGCTTCGGGCCGCTCTCCAAGGCCGGCTTCTACTTGGCCTTCCAGGACCAGGGCGCCTGCATGTCGCTCATCTCTGTGCGTGCCTTCTACAAGAAGTGTGCATCCACCACCGCGGGCTTTGCCCTCTTCCCTGAGACCCTCACTGGGGCCGAGCCCACCTCACTGGTCATTGCCCCCGGCACCTGCATCGCTAATGCTGTGGAGGTGTCGGTGCCACTCAAGCTTTACTGCAACGGTGATGGAGAGTGGATGGTGCCTGTGGGCGCCTGCACCTGTGCCACCGGCCACGAGCCAGCTGCCAAGGAGTCCCAGTGCCGCC CCTGTCCGCCTGGGAGCTACAAGGCGAAGCAGGGAGAGGGGCCCTGCCTCCCCTGCCCCCCCAACAGCCGCACCACCTCGCCAGCCGCCAGCATCTGCACCTGCCACAATAACTTCTACCGCGCAGATTCGGACTCTGCAGACAGTGCCTGCACCA CGGTGCCATCTCCACCCCGGGGTGTGATCTCCAATGTGAATGAGACCTCGCTGATCCTCGAGTGGAGTGAGCCCCGGGACCTGGGTGGCCGGGACGACCTCCTCTACAACGTCATCTGCAAGAAGTGCCATGGGGCCCCCGGGGCCGGGGGCGCCTCGGCCTGCTCCCGCTGTGATGACAACGTGGAGTTTGTGCCTCGGCAGCTGGGCCTGACGGAGCGCCGGGTGCACATCAGCCATCTGCTGGCCCACACGCGCTACACCTTTGAGGTGCAGGCAGTCAACGGTGTCTCGGGCAAGAGCCCTCTGCCCCCCCGctatgctgctgtgaacattaccACCAACCAGGCTG CCCCATCCGAAGTGCCTACGTTACACCTGCACAGCAGCTCAGGGAGCAGCCTGACCCTGTCCTGGGCACCCCCGGAGCGGCCCAACGGAGTCATCCTGGACTACGAGATGAAGTACTTTGAGAAG AGTGAGGGCATTGCCTCCACGgtgaccagccagaagaactctGTACAGCTGGATGGGCTGCGGCCCGACGCCCGCTATGTGGTCCAGGTCCGTGCCCGCACGGTAGCTGGCTATGGGCAGTACAGCCGCCCAGCGGAGTTTGAGACCACAAGTGAGAGAG GCTCCGGTACCCAGCAGCTCCAGGAGCAGCTTCCCCTCATAGTGGGTTCTGCCACGGCTGGGCTTGTCTTCGTGGTGGCTGTTGTAGTCATTGCTGTCGTCTGCCTCAG gAAGCAGCGGCACGGCTCTGACTCGGAGTACACGGAGAAGCTGCAGCAATACA TTGCTCCAGGAATGAAGGTTTATATCGACCCTTTTACCTATGAGGACCCTAATGAAGCTGTGCGGGAGTTTGCCAAGGAGATCGATGTGTCCTGTGTCAAGATCGAGGAGGTGATTGGAGCTG GGGAGTTTGGGGAAGTGTGTCGGGGTCGGCTGAAACAGCCTGGCCGCCGGGAGGTGTTTGTGGCCATCAAGACGCTGAAGGTGGGCTACACGGAGAGGCAGAGGCGGGACTTCCTGAGTGAAGCCTCCATCATGGGTCAGTTTGACCACCCCAACATCATCCGGCTGGAGGGTGTGGTCACCAAAAGTCGGCCCGTCATGATCCTCACTGAGTTCATGGAGAACTGCGCCCTGGACTCCTTCCTCCGG CTCAACGACGGACAGTTCACGGTCATCCAGCTGGTGGGCATGTTGCGGGGCATTGCCGCTGGCATGAAGTACCTGTCCGAGATGAACTACGTGCACCGAGACCTGGCTGCCcgcaacatccttgtcaacagcAACCTGGTCTGCAAAGTCTCAGACTTCGGCCTCTCCCGCTTCCTGGAGGATGATCCCTCCGACCCTACCTACACTAGCTCCCTG GGCGGGAAGATCCCCATCCGCTGGACTGCCCCAGAGGCCATAGCCTATCGGAAGTTCACCTCTGCGAGTGACGTCTGGAGCTATGGAATCGTCATGTGGGAAGTCATGAGCTACGGAGAGCGACCCTACTGGGACATGAGCAACCAGGAT GTCATCAATGCCGTGGAGCAGGATTACCGGCTGCCCCCACCCATGGACTGCCCCACAGCGCTGCACCAGCTCATGCTGGACTGCTGGGTGCGGGACCGGAACCTCAGGCCCAAATTCTCCCAGATCGTCAACACCCTGGACAAGCTCATCCGCAACGCCGCTAGCCTCAAGGTCATCGCTAGCGCCCAGTCTGG CATGTCACAGCCCCTCTTGGACCGCACGGTCCCAGATTACACCACCTTCACAACAGTTGGTGACTGGCTGGACGCCATCAAGATGGGGCGGTACAAGGAGAGCTTCGTCAGCGCTGGGTTTGCATCCTTTGACCTGGTGGCCCAGATGACTGCAGA AGACCTGCTCCGGATCGGGGTCACCTTGGCTGGCCATCAGAAGAAGATCCTCAGCAGTATCCAGGACATGCGGCTGCAGATGAACCAGACGCTGCCCGTGCAGGTCTGA